One window of Bacteroides sp. AN502(2024) genomic DNA carries:
- a CDS encoding ABC transporter permease, producing the protein MKDIKLKDKIAQGINDLFYIWKREFQTTFRDQGVLIFFILVPLGYPLLYSFIYDNEVVREVPAVVVDDSHSSLSREYLRKVDATPDIQIVSYCADMEEAKQMLKNRRAYGIIYIPSDFSDNIAKGKQTQVSIYCDMSGLLYYKSMLLANTAVSLDMNRDIKIVRSGNTTDRQDEITAYPIEYEEISIFNPTAGFAAFLIPAVLVLIIQQTLLLGIGLAAGTARENNRFKDLVPMNRHYNGTLRIVLGKGLSYFLIYILVAFYVLYVVPRLFSLNQIGQPGSLLLFVVPYLAACIFFAMTASIAIRNRETCMLIFVFTSVPLLFISGISWPGAAIPPFWKYISYIFPSTFGINGFVKINNMGATLSEVAFEYKALWLQAGIYFLTTCWVYRWQILMSRKHVIERYKELKEKKTKGCLTGLSN; encoded by the coding sequence ATGAAAGATATAAAATTAAAAGATAAGATAGCCCAAGGCATCAATGACCTGTTTTATATCTGGAAGCGGGAGTTTCAGACAACTTTCCGCGACCAGGGTGTACTGATATTCTTTATACTCGTCCCGTTAGGTTATCCGTTGCTGTATAGTTTCATCTATGACAACGAAGTAGTGCGTGAAGTTCCCGCTGTTGTTGTAGACGATTCACATTCATCTCTGAGTCGTGAATATCTGCGCAAGGTAGATGCCACGCCCGATATTCAAATCGTCTCTTACTGTGCCGATATGGAAGAAGCCAAACAAATGCTGAAGAACCGGCGTGCGTATGGTATCATTTATATCCCTTCGGATTTCAGTGACAATATCGCCAAAGGAAAACAGACACAAGTGAGCATCTATTGCGATATGAGTGGATTGTTGTATTATAAATCGATGCTGCTTGCCAACACTGCCGTTTCTCTGGATATGAACAGGGATATCAAAATTGTACGTAGCGGAAACACGACCGACCGTCAGGATGAAATCACCGCCTATCCGATAGAATATGAAGAAATCTCCATCTTCAACCCTACTGCCGGATTCGCCGCTTTCCTGATTCCTGCTGTATTGGTATTGATCATCCAACAGACATTGTTGCTCGGCATCGGTCTCGCAGCAGGCACAGCTCGTGAGAACAATAGATTTAAGGATCTTGTACCGATGAACCGTCATTACAACGGAACTTTACGAATTGTGTTAGGAAAAGGGTTGAGTTATTTCCTGATTTACATACTGGTAGCCTTTTATGTACTTTATGTAGTTCCAAGATTGTTTAGCCTCAACCAAATCGGGCAACCCGGTTCGTTACTGTTGTTCGTTGTTCCCTATCTTGCGGCTTGTATTTTCTTTGCGATGACAGCTTCTATTGCCATTCGTAACCGGGAAACGTGTATGCTGATTTTTGTATTCACATCAGTCCCCTTGCTATTTATTTCCGGTATTTCCTGGCCGGGAGCAGCTATTCCTCCTTTTTGGAAGTATATATCCTACATCTTCCCCTCAACGTTTGGAATTAACGGCTTTGTAAAAATCAACAATATGGGAGCCACTCTCAGTGAAGTCGCTTTTGAATACAAAGCTTTATGGTTACAAGCTGGTATTTATTTCCTTACCACTTGTTGGGTATACCGCTGGCAAATACTGATGAGTCGCAAACATGTAATAGAGAGATACAAAGAGTTAAAAGAGAAGAAGACAAAAGGCTGTCTAACAGGTCTCAGCAATTAG
- a CDS encoding DUF975 family protein, whose translation MLKQNSELRAQAREALRGKWVMAAVAALIYSVIVGGLSVIPVIGGLCSLFVGLPVAYGFAIVMLGVCRGKDIDFGTLFEGFQDYGRIFVTKLLQGVYTFLWSLLLLIPGIIKAYSYAMTDFILKDEPEMKNNAAIEKSMAMMDGNKMKLFLLDLSFIGWAILCLFTLGIGFLFLQPYVGVSRSAFYEDLKAQQSGNAEVK comes from the coding sequence ATGTTAAAACAGAATTCAGAATTGCGTGCGCAGGCACGTGAGGCACTTCGAGGTAAGTGGGTGATGGCGGCTGTAGCTGCACTTATTTATTCAGTTATTGTCGGTGGTTTATCAGTTATTCCTGTGATTGGAGGGTTATGCTCGTTATTTGTCGGATTACCGGTTGCGTACGGTTTTGCTATTGTAATGCTTGGCGTATGTAGAGGCAAAGACATTGACTTTGGTACTTTATTCGAAGGTTTTCAGGATTATGGACGTATTTTTGTCACTAAGCTGCTTCAAGGGGTCTATACCTTTTTGTGGTCACTGTTGCTGCTTATACCGGGTATCATTAAGGCTTATTCTTATGCAATGACCGACTTTATCTTGAAAGATGAACCGGAAATGAAAAACAACGCGGCTATCGAAAAAAGTATGGCTATGATGGATGGAAATAAGATGAAGTTGTTCCTGCTTGATTTAAGTTTCATTGGTTGGGCTATCCTTTGTCTCTTTACTTTGGGTATTGGATTCCTCTTTTTACAACCGTATGTGGGTGTTTCCCGCTCTGCTTTTTATGAAGATCTGAAGGCACAACAAAGCGGAAATGCGGAAGTAAAGTAG
- the trmB gene encoding tRNA (guanosine(46)-N7)-methyltransferase TrmB → MGKNKLEKFADMASYPHVFEYPYSAVDNVPFDMKGKWHKEFFKNDHPIVLELGCGRGEYTVGLGKMFPEKNFIAVDIKGARMWTGATESLQAGMKNVAFLRTNIEIIERFFAEGEVSEIWLTFSDPQMKKATKRLTSTYFMERYRKFLQPNGIIHLKTDSNFMFTYTKYMIEANRFPVEFMTEDLYHSGLVDHILGIKTYYEQQWLDRGLDIKYIRFRLPQEGKLQEPDVEIELDPYRSYNRSKRSGLNTSK, encoded by the coding sequence ATGGGAAAGAATAAATTAGAAAAGTTCGCCGATATGGCAAGTTATCCGCACGTATTCGAATATCCTTATTCGGCAGTAGATAACGTGCCTTTTGACATGAAGGGGAAATGGCACAAGGAGTTTTTTAAAAACGATCATCCGATTGTGCTCGAACTGGGTTGCGGACGTGGCGAGTATACCGTTGGCTTGGGTAAGATGTTTCCCGAAAAGAACTTTATAGCAGTGGATATAAAAGGTGCTCGTATGTGGACGGGAGCAACGGAGTCATTACAGGCCGGAATGAAGAATGTTGCTTTCCTGCGCACCAATATTGAAATCATCGAACGCTTTTTTGCCGAAGGCGAAGTGAGTGAAATATGGCTGACTTTCTCTGATCCGCAAATGAAGAAAGCAACCAAACGACTGACCTCTACCTATTTTATGGAGCGGTATCGCAAATTCTTGCAGCCGAATGGTATTATCCATCTGAAAACGGACAGCAACTTCATGTTTACCTATACAAAGTACATGATTGAAGCGAACAGGTTTCCCGTTGAGTTTATGACTGAAGATTTATATCATTCCGGTCTGGTAGATCATATTCTCGGTATTAAGACCTATTATGAACAACAGTGGTTGGATCGCGGCTTAGATATTAAGTATATCAGGTTCCGGCTTCCGCAGGAAGGTAAATTGCAAGAACCGGATGTGGAAATAGAGCTTGATCCTTATCGTAGTTATAACCGTAGCAAGCGTAGTGGACTAAATACAAGTAAATAG
- a CDS encoding TonB family protein, with the protein MTPELAYFLKINVAIALFYAFYRLFFHKDTFFHWRRIALLGFFATSLLYPLLNIQGWIKAHEPMVAMADLYATIILPEQVVTPLQEPAMDWQEVIIQFSKVIYWSGILLLATRFFVQLGSIIRLHLQCSKSTIQGVRVHLLKKETSPFSFFRWIFIHPQSHTESEISEIITHEETHARQYHSVDVLISEAMCIFCWFNPFVWLMKREVRGNLEYMADHRVLETGHDCKSYQYHLLELAHHKAAANLSNSFNVLPLKNRIKMMNKRRTKEIGRTKYLMFLPLAAILMIISNIEMVARTTEKFAKEMMGQVTEEVAMHTEATNIPELPTEKIEGAALPVAKQGKERMETQIKNVPDSVVFQVVEEMPVFPGGVQALMEYLSQNVKYPAEAHAIGAQGRVIVSFTVKKDGSITDTKVERSVNPYLDKEAMRVIAAMPKWKPGKQRGEAVNVKFTVPVVFRLTGPKLPKAEEVRQSDMDEVIVVGHAAKDDSTPEAVSAKGENEDEVFTMVETMPKFPGGQAGLLQYLARSIKYPVIAQKSKEQGKVIIQMVIGKDGSLSNIKVLRSVSPSLDAEAIRVVGNMPKWEPGMQKGQPVSVKYTIPIVFRLQ; encoded by the coding sequence ATGACTCCGGAACTAGCTTATTTCCTAAAGATAAATGTAGCGATAGCCCTGTTCTACGCATTCTATCGGTTATTTTTTCATAAGGACACCTTCTTCCATTGGCGTAGGATCGCTTTGCTAGGTTTCTTTGCCACCTCTCTGCTTTATCCCTTGCTAAATATTCAGGGATGGATAAAAGCTCACGAACCAATGGTGGCAATGGCAGATCTTTATGCAACCATCATCCTTCCGGAGCAAGTCGTTACTCCTTTACAAGAGCCTGCAATGGACTGGCAAGAGGTGATCATACAGTTCTCGAAAGTTATCTACTGGAGCGGAATATTATTACTCGCCACACGTTTCTTCGTGCAACTGGGTAGCATCATCCGGTTACACCTCCAATGCTCAAAAAGCACAATACAAGGAGTACGCGTACATCTATTAAAGAAAGAAACCAGTCCTTTTTCTTTCTTCCGCTGGATATTCATACACCCGCAATCACATACGGAATCTGAAATCAGTGAAATCATTACTCATGAAGAGACGCACGCCCGTCAATACCACTCGGTAGATGTGCTCATCAGCGAGGCAATGTGTATCTTTTGCTGGTTCAATCCATTCGTCTGGCTGATGAAACGGGAAGTCAGAGGAAACCTCGAATACATGGCGGATCACCGTGTATTGGAGACGGGACATGATTGTAAATCATACCAGTACCATTTATTGGAGCTGGCACATCACAAGGCTGCAGCAAATTTATCAAATAGTTTCAATGTTTTACCACTTAAAAATCGTATCAAAATGATGAATAAACGAAGAACGAAAGAAATAGGAAGAACAAAATATCTGATGTTTCTTCCCTTGGCTGCTATCTTGATGATTATCAGTAACATCGAAATGGTAGCGCGTACCACTGAAAAATTTGCAAAAGAAATGATGGGACAAGTGACGGAAGAAGTTGCCATGCATACTGAGGCCACAAATATTCCAGAACTTCCTACAGAGAAAATTGAAGGAGCCGCACTTCCAGTGGCTAAGCAAGGAAAAGAGAGGATGGAAACTCAAATCAAAAATGTACCAGACTCCGTTGTCTTCCAGGTTGTAGAAGAAATGCCCGTTTTTCCGGGAGGAGTACAAGCACTAATGGAATACTTGTCGCAGAATGTCAAATATCCGGCTGAAGCACATGCAATCGGTGCACAAGGACGCGTGATTGTAAGCTTTACAGTTAAAAAGGACGGAAGTATAACCGATACGAAAGTGGAGCGAAGTGTCAATCCGTATCTCGACAAAGAGGCCATGCGTGTAATTGCCGCGATGCCTAAATGGAAACCCGGTAAACAAAGGGGGGAAGCGGTAAATGTGAAATTTACGGTTCCTGTTGTTTTCAGACTGACTGGTCCGAAACTTCCCAAGGCAGAAGAGGTAAGACAGTCCGATATGGATGAAGTAATCGTAGTGGGCCATGCCGCAAAAGATGATTCAACTCCAGAAGCAGTAAGTGCAAAAGGAGAAAATGAAGACGAAGTATTCACCATGGTAGAAACAATGCCTAAATTTCCGGGAGGACAAGCCGGCCTGCTCCAGTATCTAGCTAGAAGTATCAAATATCCCGTTATCGCTCAAAAGAGTAAGGAGCAGGGCAAAGTCATCATACAGATGGTTATTGGTAAAGACGGAAGTTTGTCGAATATCAAAGTCTTACGCAGCGTATCTCCGTCACTGGATGCAGAAGCCATACGCGTAGTAGGCAATATGCCTAAATGGGAACCAGGAATGCAAAAAGGACAACCGGTTTCTGTCAAGTACACCATTCCTATCGTATTCAGATTACAGTAA
- a CDS encoding branched-chain amino acid aminotransferase: MENKLIHNSMKEIDWANLSFGYMKTDYNVRINFRNGAWGELEVSSEEYLNLHMAATCLHYGQEAFEGLKAFRGKDGKIRIFRLEENAARLQSTCQGILMAELPTERFKEAILKVVKLNERFIPPYETGASLYIRPLLIGTGAQVGVHPADEYMFVVFVTPVGPYFKGGFSTNPYVIIREFDRAAPHGTGIYKVGGNYAASLRANKKAHDLGYSCEFYLDAKEKKYIDECGAANFFGIKDNTYITPKSSSILPSITNKSLMQLAEDMGIKVERRPILEEELETFEEAGACGTAAVISPIQRIDDLENGKSYVISKDGKPGPICTKLYNKLRGIQYGDEPDTHGWVTIVE; encoded by the coding sequence ATGGAAAATAAACTAATACATAACAGTATGAAAGAAATAGACTGGGCGAATCTGTCGTTTGGATACATGAAAACAGATTACAATGTGAGAATTAATTTCCGTAATGGTGCATGGGGAGAACTGGAGGTAAGCAGTGAAGAATATCTTAATTTGCACATGGCGGCAACCTGTTTACACTATGGTCAGGAGGCCTTTGAAGGGCTGAAAGCGTTCCGTGGAAAAGATGGTAAAATTCGTATTTTCCGTTTGGAAGAAAATGCTGCCCGTCTGCAATCTACTTGTCAGGGAATTCTGATGGCGGAACTTCCGACAGAACGATTCAAAGAGGCAATTCTGAAAGTGGTGAAGCTGAATGAACGTTTTATTCCTCCTTATGAAACCGGTGCTTCTCTTTACATTCGCCCGCTGTTGATCGGAACAGGTGCCCAGGTGGGCGTACATCCTGCCGATGAATATATGTTTGTTGTATTCGTAACTCCGGTAGGACCGTACTTCAAAGGTGGCTTTTCAACCAATCCGTATGTTATTATTCGTGAGTTTGACCGTGCCGCTCCTCATGGAACAGGTATTTATAAAGTGGGTGGTAACTATGCTGCCAGTCTTCGTGCTAACAAGAAAGCACACGATCTGGGCTATTCCTGCGAGTTCTATCTCGATGCGAAAGAAAAGAAGTATATCGATGAATGCGGTGCTGCCAACTTCTTCGGTATTAAGGATAATACGTATATCACTCCTAAATCATCTTCTATCTTACCCTCCATTACCAATAAGAGCTTGATGCAGTTGGCAGAAGATATGGGTATCAAGGTAGAACGACGTCCGATACTGGAAGAAGAACTGGAAACATTTGAAGAAGCCGGTGCTTGTGGTACTGCCGCAGTAATCAGCCCTATTCAACGTATCGATGATTTGGAAAATGGAAAATCTTATGTGATCTCCAAAGACGGTAAGCCGGGACCCATCTGTACGAAATTGTATAACAAGTTACGTGGAATTCAGTATGGTGACGAACCGGATACGCATGGCTGGGTGACCATAGTGGAATAA
- the xseB gene encoding exodeoxyribonuclease VII small subunit has protein sequence MRAKKETYSQAMERLEKIVRQIDNNELDIDILSEKIKEANEIIAFCKDKLTKADREVEKLLQEKRLSEE, from the coding sequence GTGAGAGCAAAAAAAGAAACATATTCTCAAGCAATGGAACGTCTTGAAAAGATCGTTCGCCAGATAGACAACAACGAACTGGATATCGATATTTTAAGTGAAAAAATAAAAGAAGCCAATGAAATTATCGCCTTTTGCAAGGATAAACTGACAAAAGCTGACCGAGAAGTCGAAAAATTATTGCAAGAAAAGAGGCTATCTGAAGAATAA
- a CDS encoding HlyD family secretion protein, which translates to MAPIKSQNSNMLLAFLTLLGVITIVAVVGFFMLRKGPEIIQGQAEVTEYRVSSKVPGRILEFRVKEGQSVNAGDTLAILEAPEVIAKMEQARAAEAAAQAQNAKAIKGAREEQIQAAYEMWQKAQAGVTIAEKSYQRIKNLYEQGVMPAQKLDEVTAQRDASIATEKAAKAQYTMAKNGAEREDKMAAEALVNRAKGAVAEVESYIKETYLIAPAAGEVSEIFPKAGELVGTGAPIMNIAELNDMWVTFNVREDLLKNLTMGSEFKAVIPALDNKEIRLKVYYLKDLGTYAAWKATKTTGQFDLKTFEVKASPVEKVENLRPGMSVIIDK; encoded by the coding sequence ATGGCACCTATAAAATCACAAAATAGCAATATGCTGCTTGCATTTCTTACTCTGCTGGGAGTTATAACAATCGTTGCTGTCGTTGGTTTCTTCATGCTCCGCAAAGGTCCTGAAATAATACAGGGACAGGCTGAAGTGACCGAATATCGCGTTTCAAGTAAAGTTCCGGGGCGTATACTGGAATTTCGTGTGAAAGAAGGGCAAAGTGTTAATGCCGGAGATACGCTGGCCATTTTGGAAGCCCCTGAAGTGATAGCAAAAATGGAACAGGCACGTGCTGCTGAAGCAGCTGCACAAGCACAAAATGCAAAGGCAATCAAAGGCGCACGGGAGGAACAAATCCAGGCGGCTTATGAAATGTGGCAAAAAGCCCAAGCGGGTGTTACCATTGCCGAAAAATCATATCAACGTATCAAGAATCTCTACGAGCAGGGAGTGATGCCAGCACAGAAGTTAGATGAAGTGACTGCACAACGGGATGCAAGTATTGCTACAGAAAAGGCAGCCAAAGCACAATATACCATGGCGAAAAACGGAGCGGAACGTGAAGACAAGATGGCTGCGGAAGCTTTGGTAAACCGGGCGAAAGGAGCTGTTGCCGAAGTTGAATCGTATATAAAGGAGACTTATTTGATCGCTCCGGCTGCGGGAGAAGTCTCAGAGATCTTCCCGAAGGCAGGCGAACTGGTGGGTACCGGTGCTCCTATCATGAATATTGCAGAACTCAACGATATGTGGGTAACATTCAATGTACGCGAAGATCTGCTCAAGAATCTGACGATGGGCTCGGAGTTCAAAGCGGTCATTCCTGCTCTGGATAATAAAGAAATCCGACTCAAAGTATATTATCTGAAAGATTTGGGCACTTATGCAGCCTGGAAAGCAACCAAAACAACCGGACAGTTCGATCTGAAAACATTCGAAGTGAAGGCTTCGCCGGTAGAGAAAGTGGAAAATCTCCGTCCGGGTATGTCCGTTATCATTGACAAGTAA
- a CDS encoding porin family protein — MKKGLIFVLFALVSIVSYSQISWNAKVGMNMSNLSGLEESSMKVGFNVGVGMEYQFTEMWSIQPSLMFSAKGAKQDFSQNGEKYESTYSPMYLELPIMAAARFAVAENQNIVVKAGPYLAYGIGGKVKNSWSDGEESAEVKYDIFKDTKDEDGDIYAAAKKFDLGIGVGVAYEINKFFVDLTGSFGLTKLCDGINAKGEKTSVKNMNFSIGVGYKF, encoded by the coding sequence ATGAAAAAAGGGTTGATTTTTGTGCTATTTGCACTGGTTTCTATCGTTTCTTATTCTCAGATTTCTTGGAATGCCAAAGTGGGAATGAACATGAGCAATCTTTCAGGTTTGGAGGAAAGTTCAATGAAAGTAGGTTTCAATGTTGGTGTTGGAATGGAATATCAGTTCACAGAAATGTGGTCTATTCAACCATCTTTGATGTTTTCTGCGAAAGGAGCAAAACAGGATTTTAGCCAGAATGGCGAAAAATATGAATCTACTTATAGTCCGATGTACTTGGAATTACCTATCATGGCTGCTGCAAGATTTGCAGTTGCAGAGAATCAGAATATTGTAGTTAAAGCTGGTCCATATCTTGCATATGGTATTGGAGGTAAGGTTAAAAATAGCTGGTCTGATGGTGAGGAAAGTGCTGAAGTTAAGTATGATATCTTCAAGGATACTAAAGATGAAGATGGCGATATTTACGCTGCTGCTAAGAAATTTGATTTGGGTATTGGAGTCGGTGTTGCTTATGAAATAAACAAATTCTTTGTAGACTTGACTGGTAGCTTTGGATTGACCAAACTTTGTGATGGTATTAATGCTAAAGGAGAAAAAACAAGCGTGAAGAACATGAACTTCTCTATTGGTGTAGGCTACAAGTTCTAA
- a CDS encoding P-loop NTPase, whose product MTLYPKLILDALATVRYPGTGKNLVEAEMVADNLRIDGMAVSFSLIFEKPTDPFMKSMLKAAETAIHTYVSPDVQVTITTESKQAARPEVGKLLPQVKNIVGISSGKGGVGKSTVSANLAVSLAKLGYKVGLLDADIFGPSMPKMFQVEDARPYAERIDGRDMIIPVEKYGVKLLSIGFFVDPDQATLWRGGMASNALKQLIADAAWGDLDYFLIDLPPGTSDIHLTVVQTLAMTGAIVVSTPQAVALADARKGINMFTNDKVNVPILGLVENMAWFTPAELPENKYYIFGKEGAKKLAEEMKVPLLGQIPIVQSICEGGDNGTPVALNEDSVTGRAFLSLAASVVRQVDRRNVEMAPTQIVEIHK is encoded by the coding sequence ATGACTCTCTATCCTAAATTGATATTGGATGCATTGGCAACGGTGCGTTATCCCGGTACGGGAAAGAATCTGGTGGAAGCGGAGATGGTTGCCGATAATCTTCGTATTGATGGTATGGCTGTCAGCTTTTCATTGATTTTTGAGAAACCGACCGATCCGTTTATGAAATCGATGTTGAAGGCGGCGGAGACAGCTATTCATACGTATGTCTCTCCTGATGTGCAGGTAACCATCACAACAGAGAGTAAACAAGCTGCTCGTCCGGAAGTTGGCAAGCTCCTTCCGCAAGTAAAGAATATAGTCGGTATCTCTTCCGGTAAAGGTGGAGTGGGTAAGTCTACGGTGTCTGCGAATCTGGCAGTTTCTTTAGCTAAATTAGGCTATAAGGTTGGTTTGCTCGATGCAGATATTTTCGGTCCCTCTATGCCTAAGATGTTTCAGGTGGAGGATGCGCGTCCCTATGCTGAACGTATAGATGGTCGTGACATGATTATTCCGGTAGAGAAGTATGGTGTGAAATTATTGTCTATCGGTTTCTTTGTCGATCCGGATCAGGCAACCTTGTGGCGCGGCGGAATGGCAAGTAATGCGTTGAAACAGTTGATAGCTGATGCAGCTTGGGGAGATTTGGATTATTTCCTGATAGACCTTCCTCCCGGAACCAGCGACATTCATTTAACGGTTGTTCAAACACTGGCTATGACGGGGGCGATTGTTGTCAGCACTCCGCAGGCGGTTGCTTTGGCAGATGCCCGTAAGGGAATCAATATGTTCACTAATGATAAGGTGAATGTGCCGATTCTCGGTTTGGTTGAAAATATGGCTTGGTTTACTCCCGCCGAACTTCCAGAGAATAAATATTATATCTTTGGTAAGGAAGGTGCCAAGAAACTGGCTGAGGAGATGAAGGTTCCTTTGTTGGGACAGATACCTATCGTACAAAGTATCTGTGAAGGAGGAGATAATGGTACCCCCGTTGCATTGAATGAAGACTCTGTAACCGGACGTGCTTTCTTATCCTTGGCTGCGAGTGTTGTCCGTCAGGTAGATCGCCGGAATGTAGAGATGGCTCCGACTCAAATCGTAGAAATACATAAATAA
- a CDS encoding BlaI/MecI/CopY family transcriptional regulator, producing MEKLTIQEEEAMIYIWELQCCFVKDIVAKYTQPAPPYTTVASIVKNLERKGYVTPKRVGNTYQYTPAIQENEYKRHFMSGVVRNYFENSYKEMVSFFAKDQKISTDDLKDIIELIEKGKEN from the coding sequence ATGGAAAAGTTAACTATACAAGAAGAAGAAGCAATGATCTACATTTGGGAGTTACAATGCTGTTTCGTAAAAGACATTGTTGCAAAGTATACACAACCGGCACCTCCTTATACCACAGTAGCATCTATCGTAAAGAATCTCGAGCGGAAAGGATATGTTACACCGAAACGTGTGGGTAATACCTACCAATATACTCCTGCCATTCAAGAAAATGAATATAAACGCCATTTTATGAGTGGCGTAGTTCGCAACTACTTTGAGAACTCTTACAAAGAAATGGTTTCTTTCTTTGCCAAAGACCAGAAAATTTCGACCGATGATCTCAAAGATATTATCGAACTTATTGAAAAAGGAAAAGAAAATTAA
- a CDS encoding DUF6078 family protein produces the protein MSPEQQEYIRRIFLQKGIPEEPTSDSYTEEYIYGNYLPSATISLYMIET, from the coding sequence TTGTCGCCTGAACAACAGGAATATATTCGTAGGATTTTCCTTCAGAAAGGAATACCGGAGGAACCTACATCCGATTCCTACACAGAAGAATATATTTATGGTAATTATCTGCCATCTGCAACAATTTCGTTGTATATGATTGAAACATAA
- a CDS encoding ABC transporter permease — translation MRERKKKYMALWQVMQRECRRLVSRPLYLFCMVIAPLFCYIFFTTLMDSGLPKDLPAGVVDMDDSSTSRNIVRNLDAFSQTGVVAHYSNVTDARIAMQEGKIYGFFYLPKGLSAEAQSQRQPTISFYTNYSYLIAGSLLFRDMKMMGELTSGAAARTMLYAKGATEEQAMAYLQPIVIDTHPLNNPWLNYSVYLCNTMIPGVLMLLIFMVTVYSIGVEIKDRTAREWLRMSNSSIYIALTGKLLPHTVIFFIMGIFYNVYLYGFLHFPCNSGIFPMIFATLCLVLASQCCGIVMIGTLPTLRLGLSFASLWGVISFSISGFSFPVMAMHPVLQALSNLFPLRHYFLIYVDQALNGYSMAYSWSNYMALLIFMMLPFFVIHRLKEALVYYKYIP, via the coding sequence ATGAGAGAGAGAAAAAAGAAATATATGGCTTTGTGGCAGGTCATGCAAAGAGAGTGCCGGCGATTGGTATCACGTCCGCTCTACCTCTTCTGCATGGTCATCGCCCCACTGTTTTGCTATATATTCTTCACCACTTTGATGGATTCGGGACTCCCAAAGGACCTTCCTGCGGGAGTAGTCGACATGGATGATTCGTCTACTTCCCGTAACATTGTCCGCAATCTGGATGCTTTTTCACAGACAGGGGTTGTAGCTCATTATAGTAATGTGACGGATGCACGTATCGCCATGCAAGAGGGAAAAATCTATGGATTCTTCTACCTCCCTAAAGGTTTATCGGCAGAGGCACAGAGCCAACGGCAGCCGACAATCTCCTTTTACACCAATTATTCCTATCTGATTGCAGGCTCCCTATTGTTCAGAGACATGAAAATGATGGGAGAACTCACCTCCGGAGCTGCCGCCCGGACAATGCTGTATGCCAAAGGTGCTACGGAGGAGCAGGCTATGGCCTATCTGCAACCGATTGTAATTGATACACATCCACTAAATAATCCGTGGCTGAACTACTCGGTATACTTATGCAATACAATGATACCGGGGGTACTCATGCTATTGATATTTATGGTTACCGTTTATTCGATCGGTGTGGAAATCAAGGATCGTACTGCCCGCGAATGGTTACGGATGAGCAACAGCTCCATTTACATTGCATTGACGGGGAAATTGCTACCCCACACTGTAATCTTTTTTATCATGGGGATATTTTATAATGTATACCTGTATGGATTCCTGCATTTTCCTTGCAACAGCGGCATATTCCCGATGATATTTGCCACGCTGTGCCTCGTACTGGCCTCTCAATGTTGTGGCATTGTCATGATAGGAACCCTGCCGACCCTACGCCTCGGATTAAGTTTCGCTTCCTTATGGGGAGTCATATCATTTTCCATTTCCGGCTTTTCATTCCCGGTCATGGCCATGCATCCTGTTTTACAGGCTTTGAGTAATCTATTCCCGTTGCGGCATTACTTCCTTATTTATGTCGATCAAGCGCTCAACGGATATAGCATGGCTTACTCATGGAGCAACTATATGGCACTATTAATATTTATGATGCTCCCCTTCTTTGTGATACATCGCCTGAAGGAGGCATTGGTTTACTATAAATATATACCCTAA